Proteins encoded within one genomic window of Candidatus Binatia bacterium:
- a CDS encoding hemolysin III, with protein sequence MRTYVKEPFDSFSHLFGAVLSIAGLVFLVHGSWGDPWRVVAFSVYGASLVLLYGASALYHGLHLPPRWEDLFRRLDHVAIFVLIAGSYTPVCLVTWRDGWGWSLFGIVWGLAIVGTFVKLFFDHLPKGVSTLFYLGMGWLAVVALVPLVESFSPRALAWLLGGGAAYTAGALVYAWERPNPLPDIVGHHGIFHLFVLAGSVLHFVFLAGYVLPPS encoded by the coding sequence GTGAGAACCTACGTCAAAGAGCCCTTCGATTCTTTTTCCCATCTCTTCGGTGCCGTCCTTTCGATCGCGGGACTCGTCTTCCTCGTCCACGGCTCGTGGGGAGACCCCTGGCGCGTCGTGGCCTTCTCGGTATACGGCGCGAGTCTCGTCCTCCTCTACGGCGCGAGCGCACTCTACCACGGTCTTCACCTCCCGCCCCGCTGGGAAGACCTCTTCCGGAGACTCGACCACGTCGCCATCTTCGTCCTCATCGCGGGTTCCTACACGCCCGTTTGTCTCGTGACCTGGCGGGACGGCTGGGGATGGAGCCTCTTCGGCATCGTCTGGGGTCTGGCGATCGTAGGGACGTTCGTCAAGCTCTTCTTCGACCATCTCCCCAAAGGCGTATCCACCCTCTTCTACCTCGGCATGGGTTGGCTCGCCGTCGTGGCTCTCGTGCCGCTCGTCGAGAGCTTCTCGCCGCGGGCGCTCGCCTGGCTTCTCGGGGGCGGCGCGGCGTACACTGCGGGCGCGCTCGTCTACGCGTGGGAACGGCCGAACCCGCTGCCGGACATCGTGGGCCACCACGGAATCTTCCATCTCTTCGTGCTCGCGGGGAGCGTCCTGCATTTCGTGTTTCTCGCCGGCTACGTCCTTCCTCCGAGCTAG